The proteins below come from a single Leptidea sinapis chromosome Z, ilLepSina1.1, whole genome shotgun sequence genomic window:
- the LOC126978953 gene encoding mediator of RNA polymerase II transcription subunit 23 isoform X2, with the protein MADTQVGNIVNEILRVETVEEAFSCFLVHKPEQENERLAMYQKKLSNVLTSTSAEVQDSAIRQYLTLTAVLTNRYKMKQLLTLLENLVNTNILQARMLCDCILTSERLTYQNADFWIECFNLIRRVIGGVDYKGVREIMKGCRDRALSLPVRLNSSIMPQMKALHNVIEYIFDRNASLLPAYFIVTEIQKDYPDNFTHWLAKLLTTFVESFKPCTQMVSIIGHSQMLPVVEFSGYADHLVNPWRLDPATLKLCLKGNLPYDEELLKPQIALLKHVLQQPYSRDMMCSMLGLQKQHKQRCIALEDQLVELMILPMERSEQEDDEDEMSSTHWCWLHLSSQVIYLILIGFASFPNIVMGLHSKLIGHDLKKGRDHLMWVLLQYISGSIQRNALSTFLPIIKLHELLYPEKEPLPVPDYTKAHSSHQMAVVCIWMHLLKKAESEHKTMVMPQNLKVQYEFLQHLMTSNTTPTLLGADYRIALLCNAYSTNQEYYARPMGIIIESLFGNQKALPNGNPTAPLPTVPLSMCILDSLTLHCKMSLIHSIVSHVAKLAQNKTNIPGSNVMAPALVETYSRLLVYTEIESMGIKGFINQLLPNVFKSHAWGILHNLLDMFSYRIHHIQPHYRVTLLSNIHSLAAYPQANQTQLQLCFESTALRLITSLGSSGVQLQMSRVVSEPKSLVSSESEELNRVLVLTLARGIYMTGAGSDGAAVKELLTTIMTNTPHMWSQHTLQCFPPVLVEFFAQNPAPKENKQLLKKSVEEEYRKWTSMANDNDIISHFSVPGTPLFLCLLWKMIFETNRINPIAFKILERIGARALSAHLRKFCDYLVFEVTNPAGGPHINKCVDAINDIIWKYNIVTIDRLVLCLVLRPNPDGNESQVCLYIIQLLLLKGSELRNRAQDFVKENSPEHWKQNNWYDKHLALHRKYPEKFAPEESNGAYGAPIPVYLSNVCLRFIPVLDIVVHRHLEIPQVCKNLEQLLEHLGYLYKFHDRPVTFLYNTLHYYETKLRDKPLLKRKLVHAVLSALKDVRSNGWATTEPFQIYISKTDTDTTTWIPDLNYYLNLVNRMVDTMTGISHFPNTDWRFNEYPNPSAHCLYVTCVEIMSLPIAPNIVGNSILDVITVGFIVIPSDKLQLWINAIGIIMAALPEAYWVVLYDRILELISTPELVEWTSEYTPFQLFALNTNYDAMVENKYSFLLALAHAFWYHAGAGLIMLMPTFVKDKLAPEIRTETQLLYLCHLVGPYLQRFNSDLSRAVGDITITLYELLEKIDKTQTNLVYIDPICDLLYHIKYMFVGDVLKNELETVIRKLRPALQMRLRFITHLNVEQINVA; encoded by the exons ATGGCTGATACTCAGGTTGGAAACATCGTCAATGAAATTTTG CGTGTGGAAACAGTGGAGGAGGCATTCAGTTGTTTCTTAGTTCATAAACCAGAGCAGGAGAATGAGAGGCTAGCCATGTATCAAAAGAAGTTGAGCAATGTGTTAACATCAACAAGTGCTGAGGTACAAGACTCTGCAATCCGTCAATATTTGACACTTACTGCAGTTCTTACGAATAGATATAAAATGAAGCAGCTATTAACTCTGTTAGAAAACTTGGTCAATACCAATATTCTTCAGGCAAG AATGCTATGTGACTGCATCCTAACTAGTGAGAGGTTGACCTATCAAAATGCAGATTTTTGGATTGAATGTTTCAATTTGATTAGAAGAGTAATTGGCGGAGTTGATTACAAAGGTGTTAGAGAGATCATGaag gGTTGTCGAGATAGAGCACTATCACTGCCTGTAAGGCTGAATTCAAGTATCATGCCTCAAATGAAAGCTTTACACAAtgttattgaatatatatttgatCGGAATGCTTCCTTGTTACCTGCTTACTTTATAGTAACTGAAATACAGAAAGACTATCCAGATAATTTCACACATTGG ttagcaaaattattaactaCATTTGTTGAAAGCTTCAAGCCTTGCACACAGATGGTTTCCATAATTGGACACTCACAGATGCTTCCTGTCGTCGAATTCTCAGGCTATGCAGATCATTTAGTTAACCCATGGCGACTTGACCCAGCCACTTTGAAATTATGCTTAAAAGGAAATTTGCCATATGATGAAGAACTATTAAAACCTCAGATAGCACTACTAAAACATGTTTTGCAACAGCCTTATTCGAGAGATATGATGTGTTCTATGCTAGGTCTACAAAAGCAACATAAACAAAGATGTATAGCCCTTGAAGACCAACTCGTTGAGCTTATGATACTCCCGATGGAAAGAAGTGAGCAAGAGGATGATGAGGATGAAATGTCTTCCACACACTGGTGCTGGCTGCATTTATCATcacaagttatatatttaatattaataggtTTTGCATCATTTCCCAATATAGTGATGGGACTTCATAGCAAATTAATTGGGCATGATTTGAAAAAAGGCAGAGATCATTTAATGTGGGTATTGCTCCAATATATATCTGGAAGTATACAACGTAATGCATTGTCAACCTTTCTACCAATTATCAAACTCCATGAGCTCTTATATCCAGAGAAGGAACCACTACCCGTACCAGACTATACTAAAGCACATTCCAGTCACCAAATGGCTGTTGTTTGTATTTGGATGCATTTGTTGAAGAAGGCTGAATCGGAACATAAAACCATGGTGATGCCACAAAATCTTAAAGTTCAATATGA ATTCCTACAACACTTGATGACATCAAATACAACACCAACTTTATTGGGAGCAGATTACCGTATAGCCCTACTGTGCAATGCATATTCCACCAACCAAGAATACTATGCGCGACCAATGGGCATAATTATAGAATCACTATTTGGAAACCAAAAAGCATTACCCAATGGAAACCCAACGGCACCATTGCCTACAGTCCCATTATCAATGTGTATATTAGATAGCTTGACATTGCATTGCAAGATGTCATTAATACACTCCATTGTATCACATGTTGCTAAACTGGCACAgaataaaactaatattccAGGCAGTAATGTAATGGCACCGGCTTTGGTGGAAACATATAGTCGGTTATTGGTCTATACAGAAATAGAATCTATGGGGATCAAAGGATTTATAA ATCAGTTACTACCTAATGTGTTCAAGTCACACGCGTGGGGCATTCTTCACAATCTTTTAGACATGTTCTCATATAGAATACACCATATACAGCCACATTATAGGGTCACCTTGCTGTCTAATATCCACTCATTGGCGGCATATCCTCAAGCAAATCAGACTCAGTTACAACTGTG CTTCGAAAGCACTGCCTTACGTTTGATTACAAGCCTGGGCAGCTCAGGTGTTCAATTGCAGATGTCACGTGTGGTATCTGAACCGAAGTCTCTAGTCTCAAGTGAAAGTGAGGAGTTGAATAGAGTGTTGGTACTGACATTGGCAAGAGGAATCTATATGACTGGTGCTG GAAGTGACGGTGCTGCAGTGAAGGAACTCCTCACCACAATAATGACTAATACACCTCACATGTGGTCTCAGCACACGTTGCAGTGTTTTCCGCCAGTACTTGTGGAGTTCTTTGCGCAG AACCCAGCCCCAAAGGAAAATAAGCAGCTCCTTAAGAAGTCTGTGGAGGAGGAATATCGCAAATGGACGTCGATGGCTAATGATAACGACATCATCTCCCACTTCTCTGTGCCGGGCACGCCTCTGTTCTTGTGTCTGCTGTGGAAGATGATCTTTGAGACAAACAGAATAAACCCAATTgcttttaa GATTCTAGAGCGTATAGGCGCTAGGGCGTTATCAGCGCACCTTCGAAAGTTCTGCGACTATCTCGTTTTCGAGGTGACGAACCCGGCGGGCGGGCCGCATATCAACAAATGTGTAGACGCCATTAACGACATTATATGGAAGTACAACATCGTCACAATCGACAGACTCGTGCTCTGCTTG GTATTGAGGCCAAACCCGGACGGTAATGAGAGCCAAGTGTGCCTATATATAATTCAACTTTTACTTCTGAAGGGCTCTGAGCTAAGGAACAGAGCACAGGACTTTGTCAAGGAAAACTCCCCGGAACATTGGAAACAAAATAATtg GTATGACAAGCATCTGGCCTTACACCGTAAGTATCCTGAAAAATTCGCTCCAGAAGAATCTAACGGTGCATACGGGGCCCCTATACCAGTCTACCTCAGCAATGTGTGTTTGCGATTCATTCCGGTTTTGGATATTGTTGTGCATAGACATCTGGAAATTCCGCAAGTGTGCAAAAATCTTGAGCAACTTTTGGAACACCTTGGGTATCTGTACAAGTTTCATG acAGGCCAGTAACTTTCCTATACAACACTCTTCACTACTACGAGACGAAGCTTCGCGATAAGCCTTTATTGAAACGTAAGCTGGTACACGCGGTTCTGAGCGCTCTTAAGGATGTCAGGTCCAATGGTTGGGCGACCACGGAGCCATTTCAGATTTACATTAGCAAGACTGATACTGACACAACCACGTGGATCCCAGATTTAAACTATTACTTGAACTTGGTCAATCGGATGGTGGATA CCATGACAGGTATTTCGCACTTTCCCAACACGGACTGGCGATTCAACGAATACCCGAATCCGTCCGCTCATTGTCTGTATGTGACGTGCGTGGAAATAATGTCGTTACCGATAGCCCCCAATATTGTCGGCAACAGTATACTGGATGTAATAACAGTGGGCTTCATCGTCATACCGTCCGACAAACTGCAGTTATGGATCAATGCTATCGGCATCATCATGGCGGCTTTACCAGAAGCATACTGGGTGGTTCTTTACGACCGGATTTTGGAGTTAATTTCTACTCCCGAACTGGTTGAATGGACAAGCGAATATACTCCGTTCCAATTGTTTGCTTTGAATACAAATTATGATGCAATGGTCGAGAATAAGTATAGTTTTCTGTTAGCGCTGGCCCATGCTTTCTGGTATCATGCTGGAGCCGGACTTATTATGTTGATGCCGAC ATTTGTGAAGGATAAACTCGCCCCTGAGATTCGCACTGAGACCCAGCTGTTATATTTATGCCATCTAGTGGGCCCATACTTACAACGATTCAATTCGGACCTATCAAGGGCTGTCGGGGACATCACAATAACGTTGTATGAACTATTGGAGAAGATTGACAAGACACAAACCAATCTGGTGTACATTGACCCCATATGCGATTTATT ATACCACATCAAATACATGTTCGTGGGTGATGTGCTAAAGAATGAACTGGAGACGGTGATCAGAAAGCTGCGTCCCGCGTTGCAGATGCGGCTTCGTTTTATCACACATCTCAACGTGGAACAAATTAATGTTGCCTAG
- the LOC126978953 gene encoding mediator of RNA polymerase II transcription subunit 23 isoform X1: MADTQVGNIVNEILRVETVEEAFSCFLVHKPEQENERLAMYQKKLSNVLTSTSAEVQDSAIRQYLTLTAVLTNRYKMKQLLTLLENLVNTNILQARMLCDCILTSERLTYQNADFWIECFNLIRRVIGGVDYKGVREIMKGCRDRALSLPVRLNSSIMPQMKALHNVIEYIFDRNASLLPAYFIVTEIQKDYPDNFTHWQLAKLLTTFVESFKPCTQMVSIIGHSQMLPVVEFSGYADHLVNPWRLDPATLKLCLKGNLPYDEELLKPQIALLKHVLQQPYSRDMMCSMLGLQKQHKQRCIALEDQLVELMILPMERSEQEDDEDEMSSTHWCWLHLSSQVIYLILIGFASFPNIVMGLHSKLIGHDLKKGRDHLMWVLLQYISGSIQRNALSTFLPIIKLHELLYPEKEPLPVPDYTKAHSSHQMAVVCIWMHLLKKAESEHKTMVMPQNLKVQYEFLQHLMTSNTTPTLLGADYRIALLCNAYSTNQEYYARPMGIIIESLFGNQKALPNGNPTAPLPTVPLSMCILDSLTLHCKMSLIHSIVSHVAKLAQNKTNIPGSNVMAPALVETYSRLLVYTEIESMGIKGFINQLLPNVFKSHAWGILHNLLDMFSYRIHHIQPHYRVTLLSNIHSLAAYPQANQTQLQLCFESTALRLITSLGSSGVQLQMSRVVSEPKSLVSSESEELNRVLVLTLARGIYMTGAGSDGAAVKELLTTIMTNTPHMWSQHTLQCFPPVLVEFFAQNPAPKENKQLLKKSVEEEYRKWTSMANDNDIISHFSVPGTPLFLCLLWKMIFETNRINPIAFKILERIGARALSAHLRKFCDYLVFEVTNPAGGPHINKCVDAINDIIWKYNIVTIDRLVLCLVLRPNPDGNESQVCLYIIQLLLLKGSELRNRAQDFVKENSPEHWKQNNWYDKHLALHRKYPEKFAPEESNGAYGAPIPVYLSNVCLRFIPVLDIVVHRHLEIPQVCKNLEQLLEHLGYLYKFHDRPVTFLYNTLHYYETKLRDKPLLKRKLVHAVLSALKDVRSNGWATTEPFQIYISKTDTDTTTWIPDLNYYLNLVNRMVDTMTGISHFPNTDWRFNEYPNPSAHCLYVTCVEIMSLPIAPNIVGNSILDVITVGFIVIPSDKLQLWINAIGIIMAALPEAYWVVLYDRILELISTPELVEWTSEYTPFQLFALNTNYDAMVENKYSFLLALAHAFWYHAGAGLIMLMPTFVKDKLAPEIRTETQLLYLCHLVGPYLQRFNSDLSRAVGDITITLYELLEKIDKTQTNLVYIDPICDLLYHIKYMFVGDVLKNELETVIRKLRPALQMRLRFITHLNVEQINVA, translated from the exons ATGGCTGATACTCAGGTTGGAAACATCGTCAATGAAATTTTG CGTGTGGAAACAGTGGAGGAGGCATTCAGTTGTTTCTTAGTTCATAAACCAGAGCAGGAGAATGAGAGGCTAGCCATGTATCAAAAGAAGTTGAGCAATGTGTTAACATCAACAAGTGCTGAGGTACAAGACTCTGCAATCCGTCAATATTTGACACTTACTGCAGTTCTTACGAATAGATATAAAATGAAGCAGCTATTAACTCTGTTAGAAAACTTGGTCAATACCAATATTCTTCAGGCAAG AATGCTATGTGACTGCATCCTAACTAGTGAGAGGTTGACCTATCAAAATGCAGATTTTTGGATTGAATGTTTCAATTTGATTAGAAGAGTAATTGGCGGAGTTGATTACAAAGGTGTTAGAGAGATCATGaag gGTTGTCGAGATAGAGCACTATCACTGCCTGTAAGGCTGAATTCAAGTATCATGCCTCAAATGAAAGCTTTACACAAtgttattgaatatatatttgatCGGAATGCTTCCTTGTTACCTGCTTACTTTATAGTAACTGAAATACAGAAAGACTATCCAGATAATTTCACACATTGG CagttagcaaaattattaactaCATTTGTTGAAAGCTTCAAGCCTTGCACACAGATGGTTTCCATAATTGGACACTCACAGATGCTTCCTGTCGTCGAATTCTCAGGCTATGCAGATCATTTAGTTAACCCATGGCGACTTGACCCAGCCACTTTGAAATTATGCTTAAAAGGAAATTTGCCATATGATGAAGAACTATTAAAACCTCAGATAGCACTACTAAAACATGTTTTGCAACAGCCTTATTCGAGAGATATGATGTGTTCTATGCTAGGTCTACAAAAGCAACATAAACAAAGATGTATAGCCCTTGAAGACCAACTCGTTGAGCTTATGATACTCCCGATGGAAAGAAGTGAGCAAGAGGATGATGAGGATGAAATGTCTTCCACACACTGGTGCTGGCTGCATTTATCATcacaagttatatatttaatattaataggtTTTGCATCATTTCCCAATATAGTGATGGGACTTCATAGCAAATTAATTGGGCATGATTTGAAAAAAGGCAGAGATCATTTAATGTGGGTATTGCTCCAATATATATCTGGAAGTATACAACGTAATGCATTGTCAACCTTTCTACCAATTATCAAACTCCATGAGCTCTTATATCCAGAGAAGGAACCACTACCCGTACCAGACTATACTAAAGCACATTCCAGTCACCAAATGGCTGTTGTTTGTATTTGGATGCATTTGTTGAAGAAGGCTGAATCGGAACATAAAACCATGGTGATGCCACAAAATCTTAAAGTTCAATATGA ATTCCTACAACACTTGATGACATCAAATACAACACCAACTTTATTGGGAGCAGATTACCGTATAGCCCTACTGTGCAATGCATATTCCACCAACCAAGAATACTATGCGCGACCAATGGGCATAATTATAGAATCACTATTTGGAAACCAAAAAGCATTACCCAATGGAAACCCAACGGCACCATTGCCTACAGTCCCATTATCAATGTGTATATTAGATAGCTTGACATTGCATTGCAAGATGTCATTAATACACTCCATTGTATCACATGTTGCTAAACTGGCACAgaataaaactaatattccAGGCAGTAATGTAATGGCACCGGCTTTGGTGGAAACATATAGTCGGTTATTGGTCTATACAGAAATAGAATCTATGGGGATCAAAGGATTTATAA ATCAGTTACTACCTAATGTGTTCAAGTCACACGCGTGGGGCATTCTTCACAATCTTTTAGACATGTTCTCATATAGAATACACCATATACAGCCACATTATAGGGTCACCTTGCTGTCTAATATCCACTCATTGGCGGCATATCCTCAAGCAAATCAGACTCAGTTACAACTGTG CTTCGAAAGCACTGCCTTACGTTTGATTACAAGCCTGGGCAGCTCAGGTGTTCAATTGCAGATGTCACGTGTGGTATCTGAACCGAAGTCTCTAGTCTCAAGTGAAAGTGAGGAGTTGAATAGAGTGTTGGTACTGACATTGGCAAGAGGAATCTATATGACTGGTGCTG GAAGTGACGGTGCTGCAGTGAAGGAACTCCTCACCACAATAATGACTAATACACCTCACATGTGGTCTCAGCACACGTTGCAGTGTTTTCCGCCAGTACTTGTGGAGTTCTTTGCGCAG AACCCAGCCCCAAAGGAAAATAAGCAGCTCCTTAAGAAGTCTGTGGAGGAGGAATATCGCAAATGGACGTCGATGGCTAATGATAACGACATCATCTCCCACTTCTCTGTGCCGGGCACGCCTCTGTTCTTGTGTCTGCTGTGGAAGATGATCTTTGAGACAAACAGAATAAACCCAATTgcttttaa GATTCTAGAGCGTATAGGCGCTAGGGCGTTATCAGCGCACCTTCGAAAGTTCTGCGACTATCTCGTTTTCGAGGTGACGAACCCGGCGGGCGGGCCGCATATCAACAAATGTGTAGACGCCATTAACGACATTATATGGAAGTACAACATCGTCACAATCGACAGACTCGTGCTCTGCTTG GTATTGAGGCCAAACCCGGACGGTAATGAGAGCCAAGTGTGCCTATATATAATTCAACTTTTACTTCTGAAGGGCTCTGAGCTAAGGAACAGAGCACAGGACTTTGTCAAGGAAAACTCCCCGGAACATTGGAAACAAAATAATtg GTATGACAAGCATCTGGCCTTACACCGTAAGTATCCTGAAAAATTCGCTCCAGAAGAATCTAACGGTGCATACGGGGCCCCTATACCAGTCTACCTCAGCAATGTGTGTTTGCGATTCATTCCGGTTTTGGATATTGTTGTGCATAGACATCTGGAAATTCCGCAAGTGTGCAAAAATCTTGAGCAACTTTTGGAACACCTTGGGTATCTGTACAAGTTTCATG acAGGCCAGTAACTTTCCTATACAACACTCTTCACTACTACGAGACGAAGCTTCGCGATAAGCCTTTATTGAAACGTAAGCTGGTACACGCGGTTCTGAGCGCTCTTAAGGATGTCAGGTCCAATGGTTGGGCGACCACGGAGCCATTTCAGATTTACATTAGCAAGACTGATACTGACACAACCACGTGGATCCCAGATTTAAACTATTACTTGAACTTGGTCAATCGGATGGTGGATA CCATGACAGGTATTTCGCACTTTCCCAACACGGACTGGCGATTCAACGAATACCCGAATCCGTCCGCTCATTGTCTGTATGTGACGTGCGTGGAAATAATGTCGTTACCGATAGCCCCCAATATTGTCGGCAACAGTATACTGGATGTAATAACAGTGGGCTTCATCGTCATACCGTCCGACAAACTGCAGTTATGGATCAATGCTATCGGCATCATCATGGCGGCTTTACCAGAAGCATACTGGGTGGTTCTTTACGACCGGATTTTGGAGTTAATTTCTACTCCCGAACTGGTTGAATGGACAAGCGAATATACTCCGTTCCAATTGTTTGCTTTGAATACAAATTATGATGCAATGGTCGAGAATAAGTATAGTTTTCTGTTAGCGCTGGCCCATGCTTTCTGGTATCATGCTGGAGCCGGACTTATTATGTTGATGCCGAC ATTTGTGAAGGATAAACTCGCCCCTGAGATTCGCACTGAGACCCAGCTGTTATATTTATGCCATCTAGTGGGCCCATACTTACAACGATTCAATTCGGACCTATCAAGGGCTGTCGGGGACATCACAATAACGTTGTATGAACTATTGGAGAAGATTGACAAGACACAAACCAATCTGGTGTACATTGACCCCATATGCGATTTATT ATACCACATCAAATACATGTTCGTGGGTGATGTGCTAAAGAATGAACTGGAGACGGTGATCAGAAAGCTGCGTCCCGCGTTGCAGATGCGGCTTCGTTTTATCACACATCTCAACGTGGAACAAATTAATGTTGCCTAG
- the LOC126978953 gene encoding mediator of RNA polymerase II transcription subunit 23 isoform X3, whose amino-acid sequence MADTQVGNIVNEILRVETVEEAFSCFLVHKPEQENERLAMYQKKLSNVLTSTSAEVQDSAIRQYLTLTAVLTNRYKMKQLLTLLENLVNTNILQARFLQHLMTSNTTPTLLGADYRIALLCNAYSTNQEYYARPMGIIIESLFGNQKALPNGNPTAPLPTVPLSMCILDSLTLHCKMSLIHSIVSHVAKLAQNKTNIPGSNVMAPALVETYSRLLVYTEIESMGIKGFINQLLPNVFKSHAWGILHNLLDMFSYRIHHIQPHYRVTLLSNIHSLAAYPQANQTQLQLCFESTALRLITSLGSSGVQLQMSRVVSEPKSLVSSESEELNRVLVLTLARGIYMTGAGSDGAAVKELLTTIMTNTPHMWSQHTLQCFPPVLVEFFAQNPAPKENKQLLKKSVEEEYRKWTSMANDNDIISHFSVPGTPLFLCLLWKMIFETNRINPIAFKILERIGARALSAHLRKFCDYLVFEVTNPAGGPHINKCVDAINDIIWKYNIVTIDRLVLCLVLRPNPDGNESQVCLYIIQLLLLKGSELRNRAQDFVKENSPEHWKQNNWYDKHLALHRKYPEKFAPEESNGAYGAPIPVYLSNVCLRFIPVLDIVVHRHLEIPQVCKNLEQLLEHLGYLYKFHDRPVTFLYNTLHYYETKLRDKPLLKRKLVHAVLSALKDVRSNGWATTEPFQIYISKTDTDTTTWIPDLNYYLNLVNRMVDTMTGISHFPNTDWRFNEYPNPSAHCLYVTCVEIMSLPIAPNIVGNSILDVITVGFIVIPSDKLQLWINAIGIIMAALPEAYWVVLYDRILELISTPELVEWTSEYTPFQLFALNTNYDAMVENKYSFLLALAHAFWYHAGAGLIMLMPTFVKDKLAPEIRTETQLLYLCHLVGPYLQRFNSDLSRAVGDITITLYELLEKIDKTQTNLVYIDPICDLLYHIKYMFVGDVLKNELETVIRKLRPALQMRLRFITHLNVEQINVA is encoded by the exons ATGGCTGATACTCAGGTTGGAAACATCGTCAATGAAATTTTG CGTGTGGAAACAGTGGAGGAGGCATTCAGTTGTTTCTTAGTTCATAAACCAGAGCAGGAGAATGAGAGGCTAGCCATGTATCAAAAGAAGTTGAGCAATGTGTTAACATCAACAAGTGCTGAGGTACAAGACTCTGCAATCCGTCAATATTTGACACTTACTGCAGTTCTTACGAATAGATATAAAATGAAGCAGCTATTAACTCTGTTAGAAAACTTGGTCAATACCAATATTCTTCAGGCAAG ATTCCTACAACACTTGATGACATCAAATACAACACCAACTTTATTGGGAGCAGATTACCGTATAGCCCTACTGTGCAATGCATATTCCACCAACCAAGAATACTATGCGCGACCAATGGGCATAATTATAGAATCACTATTTGGAAACCAAAAAGCATTACCCAATGGAAACCCAACGGCACCATTGCCTACAGTCCCATTATCAATGTGTATATTAGATAGCTTGACATTGCATTGCAAGATGTCATTAATACACTCCATTGTATCACATGTTGCTAAACTGGCACAgaataaaactaatattccAGGCAGTAATGTAATGGCACCGGCTTTGGTGGAAACATATAGTCGGTTATTGGTCTATACAGAAATAGAATCTATGGGGATCAAAGGATTTATAA ATCAGTTACTACCTAATGTGTTCAAGTCACACGCGTGGGGCATTCTTCACAATCTTTTAGACATGTTCTCATATAGAATACACCATATACAGCCACATTATAGGGTCACCTTGCTGTCTAATATCCACTCATTGGCGGCATATCCTCAAGCAAATCAGACTCAGTTACAACTGTG CTTCGAAAGCACTGCCTTACGTTTGATTACAAGCCTGGGCAGCTCAGGTGTTCAATTGCAGATGTCACGTGTGGTATCTGAACCGAAGTCTCTAGTCTCAAGTGAAAGTGAGGAGTTGAATAGAGTGTTGGTACTGACATTGGCAAGAGGAATCTATATGACTGGTGCTG GAAGTGACGGTGCTGCAGTGAAGGAACTCCTCACCACAATAATGACTAATACACCTCACATGTGGTCTCAGCACACGTTGCAGTGTTTTCCGCCAGTACTTGTGGAGTTCTTTGCGCAG AACCCAGCCCCAAAGGAAAATAAGCAGCTCCTTAAGAAGTCTGTGGAGGAGGAATATCGCAAATGGACGTCGATGGCTAATGATAACGACATCATCTCCCACTTCTCTGTGCCGGGCACGCCTCTGTTCTTGTGTCTGCTGTGGAAGATGATCTTTGAGACAAACAGAATAAACCCAATTgcttttaa GATTCTAGAGCGTATAGGCGCTAGGGCGTTATCAGCGCACCTTCGAAAGTTCTGCGACTATCTCGTTTTCGAGGTGACGAACCCGGCGGGCGGGCCGCATATCAACAAATGTGTAGACGCCATTAACGACATTATATGGAAGTACAACATCGTCACAATCGACAGACTCGTGCTCTGCTTG GTATTGAGGCCAAACCCGGACGGTAATGAGAGCCAAGTGTGCCTATATATAATTCAACTTTTACTTCTGAAGGGCTCTGAGCTAAGGAACAGAGCACAGGACTTTGTCAAGGAAAACTCCCCGGAACATTGGAAACAAAATAATtg GTATGACAAGCATCTGGCCTTACACCGTAAGTATCCTGAAAAATTCGCTCCAGAAGAATCTAACGGTGCATACGGGGCCCCTATACCAGTCTACCTCAGCAATGTGTGTTTGCGATTCATTCCGGTTTTGGATATTGTTGTGCATAGACATCTGGAAATTCCGCAAGTGTGCAAAAATCTTGAGCAACTTTTGGAACACCTTGGGTATCTGTACAAGTTTCATG acAGGCCAGTAACTTTCCTATACAACACTCTTCACTACTACGAGACGAAGCTTCGCGATAAGCCTTTATTGAAACGTAAGCTGGTACACGCGGTTCTGAGCGCTCTTAAGGATGTCAGGTCCAATGGTTGGGCGACCACGGAGCCATTTCAGATTTACATTAGCAAGACTGATACTGACACAACCACGTGGATCCCAGATTTAAACTATTACTTGAACTTGGTCAATCGGATGGTGGATA CCATGACAGGTATTTCGCACTTTCCCAACACGGACTGGCGATTCAACGAATACCCGAATCCGTCCGCTCATTGTCTGTATGTGACGTGCGTGGAAATAATGTCGTTACCGATAGCCCCCAATATTGTCGGCAACAGTATACTGGATGTAATAACAGTGGGCTTCATCGTCATACCGTCCGACAAACTGCAGTTATGGATCAATGCTATCGGCATCATCATGGCGGCTTTACCAGAAGCATACTGGGTGGTTCTTTACGACCGGATTTTGGAGTTAATTTCTACTCCCGAACTGGTTGAATGGACAAGCGAATATACTCCGTTCCAATTGTTTGCTTTGAATACAAATTATGATGCAATGGTCGAGAATAAGTATAGTTTTCTGTTAGCGCTGGCCCATGCTTTCTGGTATCATGCTGGAGCCGGACTTATTATGTTGATGCCGAC ATTTGTGAAGGATAAACTCGCCCCTGAGATTCGCACTGAGACCCAGCTGTTATATTTATGCCATCTAGTGGGCCCATACTTACAACGATTCAATTCGGACCTATCAAGGGCTGTCGGGGACATCACAATAACGTTGTATGAACTATTGGAGAAGATTGACAAGACACAAACCAATCTGGTGTACATTGACCCCATATGCGATTTATT ATACCACATCAAATACATGTTCGTGGGTGATGTGCTAAAGAATGAACTGGAGACGGTGATCAGAAAGCTGCGTCCCGCGTTGCAGATGCGGCTTCGTTTTATCACACATCTCAACGTGGAACAAATTAATGTTGCCTAG